In the genome of bacterium, the window TGACCTCTTACTAAACTGTTAAGTCCATCAATTGCTGAAATACCTGTTTGTATAAATTCAGATGGATAATCTCTTCTTGTTGGATTTATAGGAGAACCATTTATATTTAGATATTTTTCAGGTATTATTTCAGGTCCACCATCTCTTACTTTCCCCAGTCCTGTAAAAATTCTTCCAAGGATAGAAGGAGAGACACCGAATTCTATTGGTTTTCCTGTAAATCTAACTCTGATCTCACTTAAACTTAAACCAGAAGTTCCTTCAAAAACCTGAATAAGTGCTTTATCTTTTTCAACTTCAAGAACTTTTCCAAGCCGTCTTTCCTCACTCTGCAAAATCTCAACAAGTTCACCATAACCAGCACCTTCAACTCCTTCAACCAGAATTAAAGGTCCTACTATATTTTTTACACTTTCATATTTCTTTAAAGAATTTATTATGTTTTCCATAATGAAATAGATTATAATAATAAAAAAAATATTGTCAAAAAATGGAGGAAAAAAATGAGTATAAATTATAAAAAAGCAGGGGTGGATGAGGATAAGGCAGGAAAACTTGTTGAATTTATAAAAAGTAAAGCAAGAAAAACATTTACAGAAAATGTGATTGGAGATATTGGATTATTTGGTGGTTTTTTTAAAATTCCCCAAAATTACAAAAGTCCTGTTTTTGTATCATCTACAGATGGAGTTGGAACAAAAATTTTACTCGGTCAGGAAATGGGATTGTTTAAAAATCTCGGTATTGACCTTGTTGCAATGAATTGTAATGATGTTTCTGTCTGCGGAGCAAAAGTTTTATTTTTTCTTGACTATATTGCTGTTGGAGAACTTAAAGGAAATAGGGAAAAAG includes:
- a CDS encoding V-type ATP synthase subunit B (produces ATP from ADP in the presence of a proton gradient across the membrane; the B subunit is part of the catalytic core of the ATP synthase complex) encodes the protein MENIINSLKKYESVKNIVGPLILVEGVEGAGYGELVEILQSEERRLGKVLEVEKDKALIQVFEGTSGLSLSEIRVRFTGKPIEFGVSPSILGRIFTGLGKVRDGGPEIIPEKYLNINGSPINPTRRDYPSEFIQTGISAIDGLNSLVRGQKLPIFSGSGLPHNLLATQIVKQAKILTEKEEKFAIVFAAMGITFEEAEFFQEEFRSTGAIERCVIFINLADEPAIERISTPRIALTAAEYLAFEL